One stretch of Ooceraea biroi isolate clonal line C1 chromosome 4, Obir_v5.4, whole genome shotgun sequence DNA includes these proteins:
- the LOC105282638 gene encoding serine/threonine-protein kinase mig-15 isoform X9: MAHNLAPSVNCSLDDIDLNALKEPAGIFELIEVVGNGTYGQVYKGRHTKTGQLAAIKVMDVTEDEEEEIKLEINVLKRYSNHRNIATYYGAFVKKSSPGKDDQLWLVMEYCGAGSVTDLVKSTKGQSLKEEWIAYISREILRGLSYLHSNKVIHRDIKGQNVLLTDNAEVKLVDFGVSAQLDRTIGRRNTFIGTPYWMAPEVIACDENPDATYDNRSDLWSLGITALEMAESQPPLCDLHPMRALFLIPRNPPPRLKSKKWAKKFHGFIETVLVKDYHQRPYTEQLLKHPFIRDQPTERQVRIQLKDHIDRCKKRKQEKERDDYRYSGSENEEDEPALAGEPSSIVQAPGGDTLRRNFQQIQEGRTLTQDVPPQAPAKEKPGSRSQREVPEPGPPARPAIPHRLIVVPDPQPPSRPLPPTPRDDPRQPHKVSTPPSNHQAPAGGGSGGSGGQPAPQRNSVFKPMLPPKKPEDMEILAAQLIELGVSQGPEAPPRPNRQHKGPAASSTSNSVQPAGGNDQNNKQMPQSSSILDQALSIESDSDDDLEDAGGNNLRNDGTLLASDPPKPLPEFSPFRPSSDSSSSSSHNAQNSHHEDKPKGGAPNRPLPPTPDEEESGDRTLVMKRGFNEKLDKMKQEHQQEAVGQPSKSGSNDERSSSSSERTLKRQEQLARRKHEQQQHHHHQKQQQQLKPVHRRQESDSKLGNASSAFARAFRRENSDFFPSARHSAYLQKSSDSSRSSIFASGNRRGSEISVAGIVGKKGGGLSSGEPVLTDFSLSREGPQRPRREKTESEIVFGSRHEARRYDFGRDKDEIARRRSCRPSDATAAAVIDDAGTIKSTASTTASEYSPIVTQNREGGDRSRSGGGGDFQRSDSSPGSRPSSVLPDLLTSSPGQRQDKSTSEEYRQAVKSPPPFALQQKQRSFLTFGFGAGPARRESHVNVNVTPTSHDLASDTPEIRKYKKRFNSEILCAALWGVNLLIGTENGLMLLDRSGQGKVYQLINRRRFQQMEVLEGQNILVTISGKKNRVRVYYLSWLKSKILRTDGHSDQVERRNGWINVGDLQGAVHFKIVKYERIKFLVIALKDSIEIYAWAPKPYHKFMAFKSFGELAHRPLLVDLTIEEGSRLKVIYGSADGFHAVDLDSATVYDIYLPKHTQGPICPHCIVALPNSNGMQLLLCYDNEGVYVNTYGRVSKTMVLQWGEMPTSVAYIGTGQIMGWGNKAIEIRSVESGHLDGVFMHKKAQRLKFLCERNDKVFFSSAKGGSSCQIYFMTLNKPGMANW, from the exons gacgaggaggaagaaattAAGTTGGAAATAAATGTACTGAAGCGG TACTCGAATCATAGAAATATAGCTACGTATTACGGTGCCTTCGTGAAGAAGTCATCACCCGGCAAAGACGATCAATTATGGTTGGTCATGGAATACTGCGGAGCCGGTTCCGTCACGGACCTCGTCAAGTCGACCAAGGGCCAGAGCCTGAAAGAAGAATGGATAGCCTATATCTCGCGAGAGATACTGAGGGGGCTTAGTTATCTTCACAGCAATAAAGTTATCCACAGGGACATTAAGGGGCAAAATGTCCTGCTGACTGATAACGCCGAAGTCAAGCTCG TCGATTTCGGCGTTAGCGCACAATTGGACAGAACGATAGGTAGAAGAAATACGTTCATCGGCACACCTTACTGGATGGCACCAGAAGTTATTGCTTGCGACGAGAATCCAGACGCCACTTACGACAATAGAAGCGACCTTTGGTCGCTTGGAATTACCGCTTTAGAAATGGCTGAATCACAACCTCCGCTCTGCGATCTGCATCCTATGAGA GCTTTGTTCCTGATCCCTCGTAATCCACCACCGCGGCTCAAGTCGAAGAAGTGGGCGAAAAAGTTTCATGGTTTTATTGAGACGGTGTTGGTAAAGGATTACCATCAAAGGCCCTACACAGAACAGCTCCTGAAACATCCGTTCATACGGGACCAACCTACGGAAAGACAAGTTCGAATACAGCTTAAAGACCACATCGATCGCTGTAAAAAACGTAAACAGGAGAAAG AACGAGACGACTACCGCTACAGCGGTAGCGAGAATGAAGAGGACGAACCAGCGTTGGCGGGTGAGCCATCGTCCATAGTGCAGGCGCCTGGAGGCGATACATTGCGTCGTAATTTCCAACAAATTCAGGAAGGCAGGACTTTGACGCAGGACGTACCGCCTCAAGCACCTGCGAAAGAGAAACCAGGAAGCAGATCTCAGAGGGAGGTGCCGGAACCCGGACCACCCGCGAGACCCGCTATACCGCACAGACTTATAG TGGTACCAGATCCACAGCCACCGTCTCGCCCGTTGCCGCCGACCCCCAGGGACGATCCCCGACAGCCGCATAAAGTTTCCACGCCGCCTTCTAATCATCAAGCGCCCGCTGGTGGAGGCAGCGGAGGATCCGGAGGACAGCCCGCGCCTCAAAGGAACAGCGTTTTCAAGCCTATG CTGCCGCCGAAGAAGCCAGAG GACATGGAGATACTGGCTGCTCAACTCATCGAGCTTGGTGTGTCACAGGGCCCCGAGGCCCCGCCAAGGCCAAACAGGCAGCATAAGGGCCCTGCAGCCTCGTCTACATCGAATTCGGTGCAGCCAGCAGGTGGTAACGATCAGAACAACAAACAGATGCCTCAATCTTCCAGTATTCTCGATCAA GCTCTATCAATCGAGAGCGACAGCGATGATGATCTCGAAGATGCTGGAGGGAACAACTTGAGAAACGATGGTACTCTGCTTGCCAGCGATCCGCCCAAGCCGCT TCCCGAATTTTCTCCTTTCAGACCGTCATCGgattcatcatcgtcgtcctcGCACAACGCTCAAAACTCCCACCACGAAGACAAGCCGAAAG GAGGAGCACCGAATCGCCCGCTCCCGCCAACCCCCGATGAGGAAGAGTCGGGTGATCGTACGCTAGTCATGAAACGA GGTTTTAACGAAAAGTTGGATAAAATGAAACAGGAGCATCAGCAAGAGGCGGTCGGTCAGCCGAGCAAGTCTGGATCTAACGACGAACGCTCGTCCTCGTCTAGCGAGAGAACGCTCAAGAGACAGGAACAGTTAGCCCGAAGGAAACATGAGCAACAGCAACACCATCATCATCAAAAGCAACAGCAACAGTTGAAGCCAGTGCACAGGCGGCAAGAGAGCGATTCGAAGCTGGGCAACGCGTCaagcgcgttcgcgcgcgccttCCGCCGTGAGAATTCCGACTTTTTCCCATCCGCGAGGCACTCGGCGTACCTGCAGAAGTCGTCGGACTCGTCGAGGTCTAGCATATTTGCTAGCGGCAATCGACGCGGCAGTGAGATAAGCGTCGCCGGAATTGTTGGTAAGAAGGGCGGCGGCCTCAGTTCCGGAGAGCCTGTACTGACGGACTTCTCGTTGAGCCGTGAGGGCCCGCAGAGGCCCAGGCGAGAAAAGACCGAGAGCGAGATCGTCTTCGGTAGTAGGCACGAGGCGAGGAGGTACGATTTCGGACGCGATAAAGACGAGATTGCAAGAAGACGCAGTTGTAGACCCTCGGATGCTACGGCCGCTGCCGTAATCGACGATGCGGGAACGATTAAGTCCACGGCCAGTACGACGGCCAGCGAGTACAGCCCCATTGTCACCCAG AATCGCGAAGGTGGCGATCGTTCAAGAAGCGGAGGCGGAGGTGATTTCCAGAGATCCGACTCGTCCCCAGGTTCGCGGCCCAGCTCGGTGCTACCGGATCTCCTAACTTCTTCACCGGGTCAACGACAAGACAAGTCTACTAGTGAGGAG TATCGACAAGCAGTAAAATCGCCTCCTCCATTTGCGCTTCAACAGAAGCAGCGATCCTTCCTGACTTTTGGATTTGGTGCCGGTCCCGCGAGGAGAGAGTCACACGTTAACGTCAACGTTACTCCTACCAGCCACGATTTGGCGTCGGACACGCCTGAGATACGTAAATACAAGAAGCGTTTCAACAGTGAGATCCTCTGTGCCGCGTTATGGG GAGTGAATCTGTTAATCGGAACCGAGAACGGCCTGATGCTGTTAGACAGAAGTGGTCAGGGCAAGGTTTACCAGTTAATCAACAGAAGACGTTTCCAACAGATGGAAGTCCTCGAGGGACAGAATATCTTGGTTACGATCAGCGGTAAGAAGAACAGAGTACGCGTCTACTATCTCTCCTGGTTGAAGAGCAAGATTCTGCGAACGGATGGTCACAGCGac CAAGTGGAGCGACGTAACGGTTGGATTAACGTGGGCGATCTGCAAGGTGCAGTGCATTTCAAAATAGTGAAGTACGAGAGGATAAAGTTCCTCGTGATCGCGCTCAAGGATTCCATAGAGATTTATGCCTGGGCGCCAAAGCCGTATCACAAGTTTATGGCTTTCAAATCTTTCGGCGAACTGGCGCACAGACCGCTACTGGTGGATCTCACGATCGAGGAAGGCTCAAGGCTAAAGGTCATCTACGGTAGCGCGGACGGCTTTCACGCGGTTGACTTGGACTCCGCCACGgtttatgatatatatttaccGAAACAC ACTCAGGGCCCCATTTGCCCGCACTGTATAGTAGCGTTGCCCAACAGTAACGGCATGCAGTTGCTATTGTGCTACGACAATGAGGGCGTATACGTAAATACTTATGGCCGGGTATCGAAGACAATGGTTCTTCAATGGGGCGAGATGCCTACGAGCGTCGCGTACATCGGTACAGGACAGATTATGGGCTGGGGTAACAAGGCGATAGAAATCAGAAGTGTGGAGAGTGGTCATCTCGACGGTGTCTTCATGCACAAGAAGGCTCAACGGCTCAAGTTCCTCTGTGAACGTAACGATAAG GTATTCTTCTCGTCGGCGAAAGGTGGTAGTTCGTGCCAGATTTACTTCATGACTCTGAACAAACCGGGCATGGCCAACTGGTGA
- the LOC105282638 gene encoding serine/threonine-protein kinase mig-15 isoform X16 has translation MAHNLAPSVNCSLDDIDLNALKEPAGIFELIEVVGNGTYGQVYKGRHTKTGQLAAIKVMDVTEDEEEEIKLEINVLKRYSNHRNIATYYGAFVKKSSPGKDDQLWLVMEYCGAGSVTDLVKSTKGQSLKEEWIAYISREILRGLSYLHSNKVIHRDIKGQNVLLTDNAEVKLVDFGVSAQLDRTIGRRNTFIGTPYWMAPEVIACDENPDATYDNRSDLWSLGITALEMAESQPPLCDLHPMRALFLIPRNPPPRLKSKKWAKKFHGFIETVLVKDYHQRPYTEQLLKHPFIRDQPTERQVRIQLKDHIDRCKKRKQEKERDDYRYSGSENEEDEPALAGEPSSIVQAPGGDTLRRNFQQIQEGRTLTQDVPPQAPAKEKPGSRSQREVPEPGPPARPAIPHRLIVVPDPQPPSRPLPPTPRDDPRQPHKVSTPPSNHQAPAGGGSGGSGGQPAPQRNSVFKPMLPPKKPEDMEILAAQLIELGVSQGPEAPPRPNRQHKGPAASSTSNSVQPAGGNDQNNKQMPQSSSILDQALSIESDSDDDLEDAGGNNLRNDGTLLASDPPKPLPEFSPFRPSSDSSSSSSHNAQNSHHEDKPKGGAPNRPLPPTPDEEESGDRTLVMKRNREGGDRSRSGGGGDFQRSDSSPGSRPSSVLPDLLTSSPGQRQDKSTSEEKQRSFLTFGFGAGPARRESHVNVNVTPTSHDLASDTPEIRKYKKRFNSEILCAALWGVNLLIGTENGLMLLDRSGQGKVYQLINRRRFQQMEVLEGQNILVTISGKKNRVRVYYLSWLKSKILRTDGHSDQVERRNGWINVGDLQGAVHFKIVKYERIKFLVIALKDSIEIYAWAPKPYHKFMAFKSFGELAHRPLLVDLTIEEGSRLKVIYGSADGFHAVDLDSATVYDIYLPKHTQGPICPHCIVALPNSNGMQLLLCYDNEGVYVNTYGRVSKTMVLQWGEMPTSVAYIGTGQIMGWGNKAIEIRSVESGHLDGVFMHKKAQRLKFLCERNDKVFFSSAKGGSSCQIYFMTLNKPGMANW, from the exons gacgaggaggaagaaattAAGTTGGAAATAAATGTACTGAAGCGG TACTCGAATCATAGAAATATAGCTACGTATTACGGTGCCTTCGTGAAGAAGTCATCACCCGGCAAAGACGATCAATTATGGTTGGTCATGGAATACTGCGGAGCCGGTTCCGTCACGGACCTCGTCAAGTCGACCAAGGGCCAGAGCCTGAAAGAAGAATGGATAGCCTATATCTCGCGAGAGATACTGAGGGGGCTTAGTTATCTTCACAGCAATAAAGTTATCCACAGGGACATTAAGGGGCAAAATGTCCTGCTGACTGATAACGCCGAAGTCAAGCTCG TCGATTTCGGCGTTAGCGCACAATTGGACAGAACGATAGGTAGAAGAAATACGTTCATCGGCACACCTTACTGGATGGCACCAGAAGTTATTGCTTGCGACGAGAATCCAGACGCCACTTACGACAATAGAAGCGACCTTTGGTCGCTTGGAATTACCGCTTTAGAAATGGCTGAATCACAACCTCCGCTCTGCGATCTGCATCCTATGAGA GCTTTGTTCCTGATCCCTCGTAATCCACCACCGCGGCTCAAGTCGAAGAAGTGGGCGAAAAAGTTTCATGGTTTTATTGAGACGGTGTTGGTAAAGGATTACCATCAAAGGCCCTACACAGAACAGCTCCTGAAACATCCGTTCATACGGGACCAACCTACGGAAAGACAAGTTCGAATACAGCTTAAAGACCACATCGATCGCTGTAAAAAACGTAAACAGGAGAAAG AACGAGACGACTACCGCTACAGCGGTAGCGAGAATGAAGAGGACGAACCAGCGTTGGCGGGTGAGCCATCGTCCATAGTGCAGGCGCCTGGAGGCGATACATTGCGTCGTAATTTCCAACAAATTCAGGAAGGCAGGACTTTGACGCAGGACGTACCGCCTCAAGCACCTGCGAAAGAGAAACCAGGAAGCAGATCTCAGAGGGAGGTGCCGGAACCCGGACCACCCGCGAGACCCGCTATACCGCACAGACTTATAG TGGTACCAGATCCACAGCCACCGTCTCGCCCGTTGCCGCCGACCCCCAGGGACGATCCCCGACAGCCGCATAAAGTTTCCACGCCGCCTTCTAATCATCAAGCGCCCGCTGGTGGAGGCAGCGGAGGATCCGGAGGACAGCCCGCGCCTCAAAGGAACAGCGTTTTCAAGCCTATG CTGCCGCCGAAGAAGCCAGAG GACATGGAGATACTGGCTGCTCAACTCATCGAGCTTGGTGTGTCACAGGGCCCCGAGGCCCCGCCAAGGCCAAACAGGCAGCATAAGGGCCCTGCAGCCTCGTCTACATCGAATTCGGTGCAGCCAGCAGGTGGTAACGATCAGAACAACAAACAGATGCCTCAATCTTCCAGTATTCTCGATCAA GCTCTATCAATCGAGAGCGACAGCGATGATGATCTCGAAGATGCTGGAGGGAACAACTTGAGAAACGATGGTACTCTGCTTGCCAGCGATCCGCCCAAGCCGCT TCCCGAATTTTCTCCTTTCAGACCGTCATCGgattcatcatcgtcgtcctcGCACAACGCTCAAAACTCCCACCACGAAGACAAGCCGAAAG GAGGAGCACCGAATCGCCCGCTCCCGCCAACCCCCGATGAGGAAGAGTCGGGTGATCGTACGCTAGTCATGAAACGA AATCGCGAAGGTGGCGATCGTTCAAGAAGCGGAGGCGGAGGTGATTTCCAGAGATCCGACTCGTCCCCAGGTTCGCGGCCCAGCTCGGTGCTACCGGATCTCCTAACTTCTTCACCGGGTCAACGACAAGACAAGTCTACTAGTGAGGAG AAGCAGCGATCCTTCCTGACTTTTGGATTTGGTGCCGGTCCCGCGAGGAGAGAGTCACACGTTAACGTCAACGTTACTCCTACCAGCCACGATTTGGCGTCGGACACGCCTGAGATACGTAAATACAAGAAGCGTTTCAACAGTGAGATCCTCTGTGCCGCGTTATGGG GAGTGAATCTGTTAATCGGAACCGAGAACGGCCTGATGCTGTTAGACAGAAGTGGTCAGGGCAAGGTTTACCAGTTAATCAACAGAAGACGTTTCCAACAGATGGAAGTCCTCGAGGGACAGAATATCTTGGTTACGATCAGCGGTAAGAAGAACAGAGTACGCGTCTACTATCTCTCCTGGTTGAAGAGCAAGATTCTGCGAACGGATGGTCACAGCGac CAAGTGGAGCGACGTAACGGTTGGATTAACGTGGGCGATCTGCAAGGTGCAGTGCATTTCAAAATAGTGAAGTACGAGAGGATAAAGTTCCTCGTGATCGCGCTCAAGGATTCCATAGAGATTTATGCCTGGGCGCCAAAGCCGTATCACAAGTTTATGGCTTTCAAATCTTTCGGCGAACTGGCGCACAGACCGCTACTGGTGGATCTCACGATCGAGGAAGGCTCAAGGCTAAAGGTCATCTACGGTAGCGCGGACGGCTTTCACGCGGTTGACTTGGACTCCGCCACGgtttatgatatatatttaccGAAACAC ACTCAGGGCCCCATTTGCCCGCACTGTATAGTAGCGTTGCCCAACAGTAACGGCATGCAGTTGCTATTGTGCTACGACAATGAGGGCGTATACGTAAATACTTATGGCCGGGTATCGAAGACAATGGTTCTTCAATGGGGCGAGATGCCTACGAGCGTCGCGTACATCGGTACAGGACAGATTATGGGCTGGGGTAACAAGGCGATAGAAATCAGAAGTGTGGAGAGTGGTCATCTCGACGGTGTCTTCATGCACAAGAAGGCTCAACGGCTCAAGTTCCTCTGTGAACGTAACGATAAG GTATTCTTCTCGTCGGCGAAAGGTGGTAGTTCGTGCCAGATTTACTTCATGACTCTGAACAAACCGGGCATGGCCAACTGGTGA
- the LOC105282638 gene encoding mitogen-activated protein kinase kinase kinase kinase 4 isoform X7 has product MAHNLAPSVNCSLDDIDLNALKEPAGIFELIEVVGNGTYGQVYKGRHTKTGQLAAIKVMDVTEDEEEEIKLEINVLKRYSNHRNIATYYGAFVKKSSPGKDDQLWLVMEYCGAGSVTDLVKSTKGQSLKEEWIAYISREILRGLSYLHSNKVIHRDIKGQNVLLTDNAEVKLVDFGVSAQLDRTIGRRNTFIGTPYWMAPEVIACDENPDATYDNRSDLWSLGITALEMAESQPPLCDLHPMRALFLIPRNPPPRLKSKKWAKKFHGFIETVLVKDYHQRPYTEQLLKHPFIRDQPTERQVRIQLKDHIDRCKKRKQEKERDDYRYSGSENEEDEPALAGEPSSIVQAPGGDTLRRNFQQIQEGRTLTQDVPPQAPAKEKPGSRSQREVPEPGPPARPAIPHRLIVVPDPQPPSRPLPPTPRDDPRQPHKVSTPPSNHQAPAGGGSGGSGGQPAPQRNSVFKPMGPEAPPRPNRQHKGPAASSTSNSVQPAGGNDQNNKQMPQSSSILDQALSIESDSDDDLEDAGGNNLRNDGTLLASDPPKPLPEFSPFRPSSDSSSSSSHNAQNSHHEDKPKGGAPNRPLPPTPDEEESGDRTLVMKRKLSQMSDDRATANANRRSEIDEQLLLKEWDFTRFFQGFNEKLDKMKQEHQQEAVGQPSKSGSNDERSSSSSERTLKRQEQLARRKHEQQQHHHHQKQQQQLKPVHRRQESDSKLGNASSAFARAFRRENSDFFPSARHSAYLQKSSDSSRSSIFASGNRRGSEISVAGIVGKKGGGLSSGEPVLTDFSLSREGPQRPRREKTESEIVFGSRHEARRYDFGRDKDEIARRRSCRPSDATAAAVIDDAGTIKSTASTTASEYSPIVTQNREGGDRSRSGGGGDFQRSDSSPGSRPSSVLPDLLTSSPGQRQDKSTSEEYRQAVKSPPPFALQQKQRSFLTFGFGAGPARRESHVNVNVTPTSHDLASDTPEIRKYKKRFNSEILCAALWGVNLLIGTENGLMLLDRSGQGKVYQLINRRRFQQMEVLEGQNILVTISGKKNRVRVYYLSWLKSKILRTDGHSDQVERRNGWINVGDLQGAVHFKIVKYERIKFLVIALKDSIEIYAWAPKPYHKFMAFKSFGELAHRPLLVDLTIEEGSRLKVIYGSADGFHAVDLDSATVYDIYLPKHTQGPICPHCIVALPNSNGMQLLLCYDNEGVYVNTYGRVSKTMVLQWGEMPTSVAYIGTGQIMGWGNKAIEIRSVESGHLDGVFMHKKAQRLKFLCERNDKVFFSSAKGGSSCQIYFMTLNKPGMANW; this is encoded by the exons gacgaggaggaagaaattAAGTTGGAAATAAATGTACTGAAGCGG TACTCGAATCATAGAAATATAGCTACGTATTACGGTGCCTTCGTGAAGAAGTCATCACCCGGCAAAGACGATCAATTATGGTTGGTCATGGAATACTGCGGAGCCGGTTCCGTCACGGACCTCGTCAAGTCGACCAAGGGCCAGAGCCTGAAAGAAGAATGGATAGCCTATATCTCGCGAGAGATACTGAGGGGGCTTAGTTATCTTCACAGCAATAAAGTTATCCACAGGGACATTAAGGGGCAAAATGTCCTGCTGACTGATAACGCCGAAGTCAAGCTCG TCGATTTCGGCGTTAGCGCACAATTGGACAGAACGATAGGTAGAAGAAATACGTTCATCGGCACACCTTACTGGATGGCACCAGAAGTTATTGCTTGCGACGAGAATCCAGACGCCACTTACGACAATAGAAGCGACCTTTGGTCGCTTGGAATTACCGCTTTAGAAATGGCTGAATCACAACCTCCGCTCTGCGATCTGCATCCTATGAGA GCTTTGTTCCTGATCCCTCGTAATCCACCACCGCGGCTCAAGTCGAAGAAGTGGGCGAAAAAGTTTCATGGTTTTATTGAGACGGTGTTGGTAAAGGATTACCATCAAAGGCCCTACACAGAACAGCTCCTGAAACATCCGTTCATACGGGACCAACCTACGGAAAGACAAGTTCGAATACAGCTTAAAGACCACATCGATCGCTGTAAAAAACGTAAACAGGAGAAAG AACGAGACGACTACCGCTACAGCGGTAGCGAGAATGAAGAGGACGAACCAGCGTTGGCGGGTGAGCCATCGTCCATAGTGCAGGCGCCTGGAGGCGATACATTGCGTCGTAATTTCCAACAAATTCAGGAAGGCAGGACTTTGACGCAGGACGTACCGCCTCAAGCACCTGCGAAAGAGAAACCAGGAAGCAGATCTCAGAGGGAGGTGCCGGAACCCGGACCACCCGCGAGACCCGCTATACCGCACAGACTTATAG TGGTACCAGATCCACAGCCACCGTCTCGCCCGTTGCCGCCGACCCCCAGGGACGATCCCCGACAGCCGCATAAAGTTTCCACGCCGCCTTCTAATCATCAAGCGCCCGCTGGTGGAGGCAGCGGAGGATCCGGAGGACAGCCCGCGCCTCAAAGGAACAGCGTTTTCAAGCCTATG GGCCCCGAGGCCCCGCCAAGGCCAAACAGGCAGCATAAGGGCCCTGCAGCCTCGTCTACATCGAATTCGGTGCAGCCAGCAGGTGGTAACGATCAGAACAACAAACAGATGCCTCAATCTTCCAGTATTCTCGATCAA GCTCTATCAATCGAGAGCGACAGCGATGATGATCTCGAAGATGCTGGAGGGAACAACTTGAGAAACGATGGTACTCTGCTTGCCAGCGATCCGCCCAAGCCGCT TCCCGAATTTTCTCCTTTCAGACCGTCATCGgattcatcatcgtcgtcctcGCACAACGCTCAAAACTCCCACCACGAAGACAAGCCGAAAG GAGGAGCACCGAATCGCCCGCTCCCGCCAACCCCCGATGAGGAAGAGTCGGGTGATCGTACGCTAGTCATGAAACGA AAACTTAGTCAGATGTCAGACGATCGTGCAACGGCTAACGCCAACCGGCGTTCAGAGATAGACGAGCAGCTCCTTCTGAAGGAGTGGGATTTCACCCGCTTCTTTCAGGGTTTTAACGAAAAGTTGGATAAAATGAAACAGGAGCATCAGCAAGAGGCGGTCGGTCAGCCGAGCAAGTCTGGATCTAACGACGAACGCTCGTCCTCGTCTAGCGAGAGAACGCTCAAGAGACAGGAACAGTTAGCCCGAAGGAAACATGAGCAACAGCAACACCATCATCATCAAAAGCAACAGCAACAGTTGAAGCCAGTGCACAGGCGGCAAGAGAGCGATTCGAAGCTGGGCAACGCGTCaagcgcgttcgcgcgcgccttCCGCCGTGAGAATTCCGACTTTTTCCCATCCGCGAGGCACTCGGCGTACCTGCAGAAGTCGTCGGACTCGTCGAGGTCTAGCATATTTGCTAGCGGCAATCGACGCGGCAGTGAGATAAGCGTCGCCGGAATTGTTGGTAAGAAGGGCGGCGGCCTCAGTTCCGGAGAGCCTGTACTGACGGACTTCTCGTTGAGCCGTGAGGGCCCGCAGAGGCCCAGGCGAGAAAAGACCGAGAGCGAGATCGTCTTCGGTAGTAGGCACGAGGCGAGGAGGTACGATTTCGGACGCGATAAAGACGAGATTGCAAGAAGACGCAGTTGTAGACCCTCGGATGCTACGGCCGCTGCCGTAATCGACGATGCGGGAACGATTAAGTCCACGGCCAGTACGACGGCCAGCGAGTACAGCCCCATTGTCACCCAG AATCGCGAAGGTGGCGATCGTTCAAGAAGCGGAGGCGGAGGTGATTTCCAGAGATCCGACTCGTCCCCAGGTTCGCGGCCCAGCTCGGTGCTACCGGATCTCCTAACTTCTTCACCGGGTCAACGACAAGACAAGTCTACTAGTGAGGAG TATCGACAAGCAGTAAAATCGCCTCCTCCATTTGCGCTTCAACAGAAGCAGCGATCCTTCCTGACTTTTGGATTTGGTGCCGGTCCCGCGAGGAGAGAGTCACACGTTAACGTCAACGTTACTCCTACCAGCCACGATTTGGCGTCGGACACGCCTGAGATACGTAAATACAAGAAGCGTTTCAACAGTGAGATCCTCTGTGCCGCGTTATGGG GAGTGAATCTGTTAATCGGAACCGAGAACGGCCTGATGCTGTTAGACAGAAGTGGTCAGGGCAAGGTTTACCAGTTAATCAACAGAAGACGTTTCCAACAGATGGAAGTCCTCGAGGGACAGAATATCTTGGTTACGATCAGCGGTAAGAAGAACAGAGTACGCGTCTACTATCTCTCCTGGTTGAAGAGCAAGATTCTGCGAACGGATGGTCACAGCGac CAAGTGGAGCGACGTAACGGTTGGATTAACGTGGGCGATCTGCAAGGTGCAGTGCATTTCAAAATAGTGAAGTACGAGAGGATAAAGTTCCTCGTGATCGCGCTCAAGGATTCCATAGAGATTTATGCCTGGGCGCCAAAGCCGTATCACAAGTTTATGGCTTTCAAATCTTTCGGCGAACTGGCGCACAGACCGCTACTGGTGGATCTCACGATCGAGGAAGGCTCAAGGCTAAAGGTCATCTACGGTAGCGCGGACGGCTTTCACGCGGTTGACTTGGACTCCGCCACGgtttatgatatatatttaccGAAACAC ACTCAGGGCCCCATTTGCCCGCACTGTATAGTAGCGTTGCCCAACAGTAACGGCATGCAGTTGCTATTGTGCTACGACAATGAGGGCGTATACGTAAATACTTATGGCCGGGTATCGAAGACAATGGTTCTTCAATGGGGCGAGATGCCTACGAGCGTCGCGTACATCGGTACAGGACAGATTATGGGCTGGGGTAACAAGGCGATAGAAATCAGAAGTGTGGAGAGTGGTCATCTCGACGGTGTCTTCATGCACAAGAAGGCTCAACGGCTCAAGTTCCTCTGTGAACGTAACGATAAG GTATTCTTCTCGTCGGCGAAAGGTGGTAGTTCGTGCCAGATTTACTTCATGACTCTGAACAAACCGGGCATGGCCAACTGGTGA